The following proteins come from a genomic window of Meles meles chromosome 1, mMelMel3.1 paternal haplotype, whole genome shotgun sequence:
- the SMIM12 gene encoding small integral membrane protein 12, whose protein sequence is MWPVLWTVVRTYAPYVTFPVAFVVGAVGYHLEWFIRGKDPQPVEEEKSISERREDRKLDELLGKDHTQVVSLKDKLEFAPKAVLNRNRPEKN, encoded by the coding sequence ATGTGGCCTGTGCTTTGGACCGTGGTGCGCACCTATGCTCCCTATGTCACATTTCCTGTGGCCTTTGTGGTCGGGGCTGTGGGTTACCACCTGGAATGGTTCATCCGGGGAAAGGATCCCCAGCctgtggaggaggagaagagcaTCTCTGAGCGCCGGGAGGACCGCAAGCTGGATGAACTGCTAGGCAAGGACCATACCCAGGTGGTGAGCCTTAAGGACAAGCTGGAATTTGCCCCTAAAGCTGTCCTGAACAGAAACCGCCCGGAGAAGAATTAA